A section of the Pedobacter sp. HDW13 genome encodes:
- a CDS encoding transposase has translation MNAWIAEANHSVIGELKSFAIGLLSDLQSIENAINLHWSNGPVKGNVNKLKTIKRQMYGRASFDLLRKRLVLAPD, from the coding sequence TTGAATGCATGGATTGCAGAAGCTAACCATTCGGTTATTGGAGAATTGAAAAGTTTCGCCATAGGATTGTTGTCTGATCTTCAGTCTATTGAAAATGCTATCAATCTACATTGGAGCAATGGTCCAGTCAAAGGCAATGTTAACAAATTGAAGACTATTAAACGTCAAATGTATGGAAGAGCAAGCTTCGATTTACTCAGGAAAAGACTGGTATTAGCACCGGATTGA
- a CDS encoding YrhB domain-containing protein has translation MRQLDLVTEELEAYLNEKYKYVDDSLVVLSDDTIDRGQYWLFFYINRKYLETNDLSDIIVGNAPIIINKLTGEKHTTGTVYSIEYYMNEYEKKLMR, from the coding sequence ATGAGACAATTAGATTTAGTTACAGAAGAATTAGAAGCATATCTAAATGAGAAATATAAATATGTTGATGATAGTTTAGTTGTTTTAAGCGACGATACAATTGATAGAGGTCAATATTGGCTTTTTTTTTACATTAATAGGAAGTATTTAGAAACAAATGATTTATCAGATATTATAGTCGGAAATGCACCTATAATTATAAATAAATTGACTGGAGAAAAACATACTACTGGAACAGTTTATTCAATCGAATATTATATGAATGAATATGAAAAGAAATTAATGCGTTAA
- a CDS encoding RNA polymerase sigma factor, whose product MNGGLKDELLLLKEMSEGDSGSFSLLYNYYSRQVYRFIYKYLKSSELTDDLVQEIFIKVWDNRINLSDLRSFKSYLFTISKNHTLNFLKRAAIDKNAKSLILSNYRASVSIEEDLQTKDYLNYLEKILDTLTPQSRETFRLCRQEYKSYDEAAEILGISRNTVKKHMVKSMKIVGKAVQKDLGIPLTIFLGLLIK is encoded by the coding sequence ATGAATGGGGGCTTAAAAGATGAACTTTTGTTGCTTAAGGAAATGTCAGAAGGGGATTCAGGTTCATTTTCGCTTCTTTACAATTATTATAGCCGCCAGGTTTACCGCTTCATTTATAAATATCTTAAGTCTTCCGAATTAACCGATGATTTGGTGCAAGAGATTTTTATAAAAGTTTGGGACAATAGAATAAACCTTTCAGATTTGCGCAGTTTTAAATCCTATCTGTTTACCATTTCCAAAAATCATACGCTCAACTTTTTAAAACGGGCTGCTATTGATAAAAATGCTAAAAGTTTGATTTTAAGTAATTATCGGGCATCTGTATCCATTGAGGAAGATCTTCAAACCAAAGACTACCTAAACTATCTGGAGAAAATCCTGGATACCCTGACACCGCAAAGCAGAGAAACATTCCGCTTGTGCAGACAGGAGTATAAGAGTTATGATGAAGCAGCAGAAATCTTAGGTATTTCCCGCAATACAGTTAAGAAACATATGGTGAAATCAATGAAAATAGTTGGCAAGGCCGTTCAGAAAGACCTGGGTATACCCTTAACGATCTTTCTTGGTTTGCTCATCAAGTAG
- a CDS encoding FecR family protein has product MNETEFNKRLIDRYTNNTATAEELEVLDVLIRERKVDELLSAHMEDTWAASEMEAVPVQKSIKLWYRLAAAVVVVIALSAMLYLYLNRAPFDGSTQMQARGDISPGGSKATLTLANGETVKLDSKKTKVLTNNDQLVYDDGSRLKISAGAVEPLDKKELILSTPRGGTYQVVLPDGTKVWLNAATTLKFPSTFSKLASRKVELKGEAYFEVTKDKTRPFIVQSAGQQIKVLGTHFNVHAYPDEAATKTTLLEGSVQVSSGTRHAILKVNEQAIVNSNAINTATVDPEEAVSWKTGYFVFNRENLASIMLQVSRWYDVDVSFEDEDIKAVAFSGEVSRFAKVSDLLKKLELTDKVSFEITGRKIRVKHK; this is encoded by the coding sequence ATGAACGAGACTGAATTTAATAAGCGCTTGATTGACCGATATACCAACAATACCGCAACGGCGGAAGAATTAGAGGTTTTAGACGTTTTAATCCGTGAGAGAAAAGTCGACGAGCTGTTGAGCGCCCACATGGAAGATACCTGGGCGGCTTCGGAGATGGAGGCAGTACCAGTTCAGAAATCAATAAAATTATGGTACAGGCTAGCTGCGGCAGTGGTCGTTGTAATTGCCCTTTCTGCCATGCTATACCTTTATCTCAATCGTGCTCCTTTCGATGGAAGTACACAAATGCAGGCCAGGGGTGATATTTCGCCTGGAGGCAGCAAGGCAACATTAACTTTAGCTAATGGAGAAACCGTAAAGCTGGATAGCAAAAAAACAAAGGTCCTGACCAACAATGATCAGCTGGTTTATGATGATGGGAGTAGATTGAAAATTTCAGCTGGCGCAGTTGAACCATTGGACAAAAAAGAGCTGATACTGAGCACGCCTCGGGGTGGGACATACCAGGTCGTTTTGCCTGATGGTACCAAAGTTTGGTTAAACGCAGCGACTACACTTAAATTTCCTTCAACCTTTTCAAAGCTGGCCAGTAGAAAAGTAGAATTAAAAGGCGAAGCATATTTTGAGGTCACCAAAGATAAAACACGGCCTTTCATAGTTCAATCGGCAGGTCAGCAAATCAAAGTATTGGGTACCCACTTTAATGTTCATGCTTATCCTGATGAGGCAGCTACAAAAACTACATTGCTCGAAGGATCTGTTCAGGTTTCCAGCGGAACCCGGCATGCAATTTTAAAAGTAAATGAACAGGCCATAGTTAATTCAAATGCGATAAACACTGCAACAGTTGATCCCGAGGAGGCGGTTTCCTGGAAAACAGGATATTTTGTGTTTAACCGCGAAAATCTTGCAAGTATTATGTTGCAGGTAAGCCGATGGTATGATGTAGATGTTTCATTTGAAGATGAGGATATAAAAGCGGTAGCTTTTAGCGGTGAAGTTTCCCGCTTTGCAAAAGTGTCTGATCTGCTAAAAAAGCTCGAACTTACAGATAAAGTGAGCTTTGAAATCACAGGAAGAAAAATTAGGGTAAAACATAAATAG
- a CDS encoding SusC/RagA family TonB-linked outer membrane protein, with product MKLITVLLIATIMQTSASTLAQTITYKQNNVSLEVFFKEIRKQTGYSVFWSSDAIKSRKLDVDFKNAPLTDAMEKCLQGQGLTYTIADQTIVIREKEKSFLDQLITRIRAIEVSGRVLDESGHPLVGATVSVLKVEGTPPPLDGKTVTDFSLIYKGRNAAALTDSNGSFLLKNVDENSVIIISYTGYKLYQVKAAKNLGNIKMVMEAGSLQEVNVMVNTGYLSIARERSAGSIAKPDMQVLKNRSGSMNIIQRLDGLVPGLTINNAPNSTGSSILVRGLTSINGSKNPLYVVDGIPVDDISSVNPNDVEDITVLKDATAASIWGARAANGVIVILTKKGKNSEKIKLDYDAFINFQGKPDLNYLPVLTSGQFIQAAREIFDPVINTWATVSRANSGNAVIAPHELIMYNQSRGIITKEQADMQLGALADYNNLREIKNLWYRNASLMNHTFSLSGGGNKYSFYGSAAYTDTRNNTPYNRNENYGLNLRQDYKFSDRLQLYLITDLRNNITSSKQPNSARPDARFLPYVPFTNTDGTNASMPWLYRTDELRNTYENQSLVSLNYNPLDDLDYGNNKGNLLYGRLTSGLTMKLLSGLRYEGVFGISKTLDKTSTLLDEKSFAVRNELVAFTVAPKTAGALPSYYLPSSGGKHTVNNNQQQNWTLRNQLVYDREWLNGKHQLTLLAGQEAQELFSNTNASVVRGYNSQLLSYGAIDYNLLSKLTTLNNGAPAAGSGVVYYGVPVFPNSSSYSILPPDQYSESELTTRFTSYYANGGIPITKSIR from the coding sequence ATGAAATTAATAACCGTCCTATTGATCGCTACGATCATGCAGACCAGTGCATCAACTCTTGCTCAAACCATTACCTACAAGCAAAATAATGTTTCATTGGAAGTTTTTTTTAAAGAAATCAGAAAACAGACCGGCTATAGCGTATTCTGGTCTTCGGATGCTATAAAAAGCAGGAAATTGGATGTTGACTTTAAAAATGCTCCCTTAACTGATGCCATGGAGAAATGTCTCCAGGGCCAGGGGCTCACCTATACCATTGCAGATCAAACAATCGTTATCAGGGAAAAAGAGAAATCTTTCCTTGATCAGCTCATAACAAGAATCAGGGCTATCGAAGTAAGCGGACGTGTTCTGGATGAAAGCGGGCACCCGCTTGTAGGGGCTACAGTAAGTGTATTGAAGGTGGAGGGAACTCCGCCACCGCTTGATGGCAAAACTGTAACAGATTTTTCGCTGATTTATAAGGGAAGAAATGCAGCAGCGCTTACAGATAGTAACGGATCTTTTTTATTGAAAAATGTAGATGAAAATTCAGTCATCATCATTTCCTATACCGGATATAAGCTTTATCAGGTTAAGGCTGCCAAAAATCTGGGGAACATAAAGATGGTTATGGAGGCAGGTAGCCTACAGGAAGTAAATGTGATGGTAAATACAGGATATCTTTCTATTGCCCGTGAAAGAAGTGCAGGCTCGATAGCCAAGCCTGATATGCAGGTGCTGAAAAACCGCTCCGGTTCAATGAATATTATACAGCGGCTGGATGGACTTGTTCCCGGCCTAACAATAAATAACGCGCCGAATTCTACCGGAAGTAGCATTCTTGTAAGGGGGCTCACCTCCATTAACGGCTCAAAGAATCCATTATATGTGGTGGATGGTATTCCCGTAGACGACATTAGCTCGGTAAATCCAAATGATGTTGAAGATATAACTGTTCTTAAAGATGCTACTGCTGCATCAATCTGGGGAGCAAGAGCAGCAAACGGCGTAATTGTTATCCTAACTAAAAAAGGTAAGAACAGTGAAAAAATAAAGCTCGACTATGATGCTTTCATCAATTTTCAGGGCAAACCGGATTTAAATTACCTGCCTGTTTTAACCAGCGGCCAGTTTATTCAGGCAGCCAGAGAAATTTTCGATCCGGTAATCAATACCTGGGCGACGGTTTCCAGGGCCAATTCCGGTAATGCGGTAATAGCGCCCCATGAGCTGATTATGTACAACCAGTCAAGAGGGATTATTACAAAAGAACAGGCCGACATGCAGCTTGGTGCTTTGGCAGATTACAATAACCTGCGGGAAATCAAAAACCTCTGGTACCGTAATGCAAGCCTGATGAACCATACATTTTCACTGTCGGGTGGTGGCAATAAATATAGTTTTTATGGCTCTGCAGCCTATACAGATACCAGGAACAATACACCTTATAACAGGAATGAAAATTATGGACTTAATTTGCGGCAGGACTATAAATTTAGTGACCGTTTACAGCTTTACCTGATTACAGATTTAAGAAATAACATCACCAGCTCAAAACAACCAAATAGCGCCCGCCCGGATGCACGTTTCCTGCCTTATGTCCCTTTCACGAATACAGATGGTACAAATGCTTCCATGCCCTGGCTGTACCGTACGGATGAACTCAGGAATACCTATGAAAATCAAAGTCTGGTTAGCCTGAATTATAATCCGCTTGATGATTTAGATTATGGAAATAATAAAGGTAATCTGCTGTACGGCAGGCTTACCTCTGGTTTAACGATGAAATTGCTTAGCGGACTTCGCTACGAAGGTGTATTTGGTATTTCTAAAACCCTGGATAAAACTTCCACATTATTAGATGAAAAAAGCTTTGCGGTAAGGAATGAACTGGTTGCCTTTACTGTTGCCCCAAAAACTGCAGGCGCATTACCCTCGTATTACCTGCCTTCAAGCGGTGGCAAGCATACGGTGAACAATAATCAGCAGCAGAACTGGACGCTAAGGAATCAATTGGTGTATGATCGTGAATGGCTTAATGGTAAGCACCAGTTAACTTTATTGGCGGGACAGGAAGCACAGGAGCTTTTTAGCAACACAAATGCTTCCGTTGTCCGTGGATATAACTCGCAGCTGTTAAGTTATGGCGCAATTGATTACAACCTGCTTTCAAAATTAACAACTTTAAATAACGGAGCTCCTGCGGCTGGTAGCGGGGTGGTATATTATGGTGTTCCGGTTTTTCCCAATAGCAGTAGTTACAGTATTTTACCACCAGATCAGTATAGTGAAAGCGAGCTCACTACCCGTTTTACCTCATACTATGCAAACGGGGGTATACCTATAACAAAAAGTATACGGTAA
- a CDS encoding TonB-dependent receptor domain-containing protein encodes MDKSNLFGKDKSAQSKPVWSAGVSWAVGKESFMENIGWLDKLVLRTTYGLAGNSPDPGSAASFDVLSKISSLFFQNTNGVAISTPGNKKLSWETTKTTNLGIDFAVLKNRINGSIDLYNKNTENLIGFTPVNPFTGYANITGNLGSMNNKGVELSLTTLNIQQEDFSWTTLFNFAYNKNKITKLNTLKTLNGISSPLSLADDFISQPYLEGYSAFSIFAYQFAGLDKLGDPQIRLKDGTVTKTPGSAKIEDLKYMGTYQPVWSGGFSNVFQYKSVSLSLNTIYNLGNVMRRDVNSVYTNTRLVPGVGSLTSGNINSEFADRWKNPGDELLTNIPSYVNAGATSTGRRNVSYYTVSDINVLDASYIKLRDVTLAFSLPKSLLFRLKVAELTFRAQVSNILLWTANKSGIDPEFQNALGGQVAGGARTMPFNQHTMTLGAHLTL; translated from the coding sequence TTGGATAAGTCGAATTTATTTGGCAAAGATAAATCTGCCCAGAGCAAACCGGTGTGGAGTGCAGGGGTAAGCTGGGCTGTTGGAAAGGAATCATTTATGGAGAACATTGGCTGGTTGGATAAATTGGTGCTCCGTACTACCTATGGCCTTGCGGGTAACTCACCCGATCCCGGGTCTGCAGCTTCGTTTGATGTGCTGAGTAAAATTAGCAGTCTGTTTTTTCAGAATACAAATGGGGTGGCCATTAGTACACCAGGTAATAAAAAGTTAAGCTGGGAAACAACCAAAACAACCAATTTGGGGATCGATTTTGCTGTACTGAAAAACCGCATTAACGGTTCAATAGACCTGTACAATAAAAATACAGAAAACCTGATCGGATTTACGCCTGTTAACCCCTTTACCGGTTATGCAAATATCACCGGGAATTTAGGCAGTATGAACAACAAGGGAGTGGAATTGAGCCTGACAACCCTGAATATACAGCAGGAAGATTTTAGCTGGACCACCTTATTCAATTTTGCATATAACAAGAACAAGATCACCAAACTCAATACACTTAAAACCTTAAATGGAATTTCATCTCCCTTATCACTTGCAGATGATTTTATTAGTCAGCCATATCTGGAAGGCTATTCGGCATTCTCTATTTTTGCTTATCAGTTTGCTGGTCTTGATAAGCTGGGAGATCCCCAGATCAGATTAAAAGATGGTACAGTTACCAAAACCCCCGGGTCAGCAAAAATTGAGGACCTAAAATATATGGGTACCTACCAACCTGTTTGGAGCGGAGGGTTCAGCAATGTATTCCAGTATAAATCAGTTTCATTAAGCTTGAATACAATCTACAACCTGGGTAATGTGATGCGCCGCGATGTAAACTCTGTTTATACCAATACACGCCTGGTGCCTGGTGTGGGGTCCTTAACCTCAGGAAACATCAACAGCGAGTTTGCAGACAGGTGGAAGAATCCGGGAGATGAACTGCTAACCAATATTCCATCCTATGTGAATGCAGGGGCAACCAGCACAGGACGCAGAAATGTTAGTTACTATACCGTGTCGGATATTAATGTGCTGGATGCCTCATATATTAAATTAAGGGATGTAACACTTGCCTTTAGCCTTCCGAAATCTTTATTGTTCAGATTAAAGGTGGCTGAGCTTACTTTCAGGGCACAGGTTTCGAATATTCTTTTGTGGACGGCCAATAAGTCGGGTATAGATCCCGAATTTCAAAATGCATTGGGTGGGCAGGTTGCAGGTGGGGCCAGGACTATGCCATTTAACCAGCATACCATGACCCTGGGGGCCCATTTAACGCTTTAA
- a CDS encoding RagB/SusD family nutrient uptake outer membrane protein codes for MKNLITKYILLSCLALVALNSCKQDFLDVEPKGKLIAQKTDDYDLMFNNNTLVVPGPSTDGQIALGDEVTIIDPHYALASLRELRLFRYEDVVYEASEDAVEMSALMKQLYTYNKIAAEVMDSKGGSLQQRTALKAEAQLNRAWIYFMLNNYYGKPYNASTASSDLSFPIITAADVTATSFNRATVQEVYDFIIGDLQAAIAGLPVSPLGRTRGAKAAAEGMLGKVYVFMGKYAQGLVQFNNALDHLPANYSVRLYDYNITMANNGSWGYNSATSPLSFVSGTPNLPDHEENLLARQITNSYSFISPVFLLNQQSASLYGPTDLRLRFFTRRVLGSATEFSVAGVLRKNGPVAAQIGLTMPDIYLLRAECKARTNDVPGAKADLELLRKNRMPASAAAVEISDPTEMIRFIIQERTREFALQGYRWFDMRRLSTDPIFSGTTYSHNYVKSSGEINTYVLRPERFVFRFPEKVMTANPGMQNNP; via the coding sequence ATGAAGAATTTAATTACAAAATATATCCTGCTCAGCTGTTTGGCACTTGTTGCGCTAAATTCCTGTAAGCAGGATTTTCTGGATGTGGAACCAAAAGGTAAGCTGATCGCTCAGAAAACAGATGATTATGACCTGATGTTCAACAACAATACTTTGGTTGTTCCCGGGCCGAGTACCGATGGTCAGATTGCACTTGGTGATGAAGTGACCATAATTGACCCGCATTACGCATTGGCAAGTTTAAGGGAGCTCAGGCTGTTCCGCTACGAAGATGTCGTTTATGAAGCCAGCGAGGATGCAGTTGAAATGTCTGCGCTGATGAAGCAGCTCTATACTTACAACAAGATTGCTGCCGAAGTAATGGATTCCAAAGGCGGTAGCTTGCAGCAGAGAACAGCTTTAAAGGCAGAAGCCCAATTAAACAGGGCATGGATATACTTTATGCTCAACAACTATTACGGCAAGCCATATAATGCCTCTACAGCATCTTCCGACCTTAGTTTTCCTATAATTACAGCAGCTGATGTAACAGCCACCAGTTTTAATAGGGCAACCGTGCAGGAGGTATACGATTTTATTATTGGCGATCTTCAGGCGGCGATTGCAGGACTGCCTGTGAGTCCCTTGGGTAGGACCAGAGGAGCCAAGGCAGCGGCAGAAGGTATGCTTGGCAAAGTTTATGTCTTTATGGGGAAATATGCGCAGGGACTTGTGCAGTTTAATAATGCCCTGGATCATTTGCCGGCAAATTATAGCGTGCGTTTATATGATTATAACATCACAATGGCCAATAATGGTTCCTGGGGCTACAATTCCGCAACCAGTCCATTGTCGTTTGTTAGTGGTACACCAAATCTTCCTGATCATGAAGAGAATTTACTGGCAAGGCAGATCACCAACAGTTATTCTTTTATCTCTCCCGTTTTCCTGTTAAATCAACAATCGGCCTCACTTTATGGGCCTACAGACCTTAGGTTGAGATTTTTTACACGCAGGGTACTGGGATCGGCTACAGAGTTTTCGGTTGCAGGCGTGCTCAGGAAAAACGGGCCCGTGGCAGCGCAGATTGGTTTAACCATGCCCGATATATACCTTTTAAGGGCGGAGTGTAAAGCCAGAACCAATGATGTTCCAGGCGCTAAAGCCGATTTGGAGTTATTACGTAAGAACAGGATGCCGGCTAGTGCAGCGGCAGTAGAGATAAGCGATCCTACTGAAATGATCAGGTTTATTATCCAGGAGCGTACACGTGAATTTGCCTTGCAGGGCTATCGTTGGTTTGATATGCGCAGGCTATCCACAGACCCTATCTTCTCGGGCACAACCTATAGTCACAACTATGTTAAATCAAGCGGTGAAATCAATACCTATGTGCTGCGGCCTGAGCGGTTTGTTTTCAGGTTCCCTGAAAAGGTAATGACCGCAAATCCAGGTATGCAAAATAACCCTTAA
- a CDS encoding TlpA disulfide reductase family protein, which yields MKKISMLIAGLCLMGIKVNAQNSFSINGKFSALKEEKKVFLDYRIGNKRIVDSAVTEKGMFSFKGSAEAVPVKATISLKAIKADPAISYIEKILRRDEQDFFLEKGVFNVSGTSSANKALISGGKTQGEYLLLRTSLKPEMEKSEPLREEMIPILVKTQGKGMDTIRRLKELQKLMQPLSTKSNEKEEAFIRQHPDSYVSFSLVKDRGGIIEPGTFEPLFNSLSATLKNSGEGKMLAAKLDVVKKTAIGITAKDFSQPGLDGKMVSLSSFRGKFVLLDFWASWCGPCRAENPNVLKAYNQFKDKNFDILAVSLDDKKENWLKAVKDDGMPWTQVSDLQGWKNQAAGFYAITAIPQNFLIDPNGVIVAKNLRGEALVKTLNKFLSAAKPEGAN from the coding sequence ATGAAAAAAATATCAATGCTGATCGCAGGACTTTGTCTGATGGGGATCAAGGTTAATGCACAGAATAGCTTTTCGATCAACGGAAAATTTTCAGCACTTAAAGAAGAAAAAAAAGTTTTTCTCGATTATAGAATCGGTAATAAAAGGATTGTAGACTCTGCGGTAACAGAAAAAGGCATGTTTAGTTTTAAAGGATCAGCAGAGGCGGTTCCTGTTAAAGCTACCATTTCGCTTAAAGCCATAAAAGCAGACCCTGCAATAAGCTATATAGAAAAAATACTCAGGAGAGATGAACAAGACTTTTTTCTGGAAAAGGGTGTTTTTAATGTTTCAGGAACTTCTTCTGCAAACAAAGCACTGATTAGTGGGGGCAAAACCCAGGGCGAATACTTACTGCTGCGCACTTCGTTAAAACCCGAAATGGAAAAATCTGAGCCACTCCGTGAGGAAATGATCCCAATTCTGGTAAAAACACAGGGCAAGGGGATGGACACGATCAGGCGTTTAAAAGAGCTACAGAAGTTAATGCAGCCCTTATCGACTAAAAGCAATGAAAAAGAAGAAGCCTTTATCCGCCAGCATCCGGATTCTTATGTAAGTTTTAGTCTTGTGAAAGATAGGGGTGGGATTATTGAGCCCGGTACATTTGAACCGCTGTTTAACAGCTTAAGCGCCACCCTCAAAAACTCTGGGGAGGGTAAAATGCTGGCTGCAAAACTGGATGTTGTGAAAAAAACTGCTATCGGTATCACTGCAAAAGATTTTAGTCAGCCAGGCTTGGATGGGAAAATGGTTTCATTAAGTTCCTTCAGGGGAAAATTTGTACTGCTCGATTTCTGGGCGAGCTGGTGCGGCCCCTGCAGGGCTGAGAATCCAAACGTTTTAAAAGCCTATAACCAGTTTAAGGATAAGAATTTCGATATCCTGGCGGTGTCACTCGATGATAAAAAGGAGAATTGGCTAAAGGCGGTTAAAGATGATGGTATGCCATGGACACAGGTTAGCGACTTGCAGGGATGGAAAAACCAGGCAGCAGGATTTTATGCGATAACGGCTATTCCACAAAACTTTTTGATAGATCCCAATGGGGTAATCGTTGCCAAAAACTTAAGGGGAGAGGCGCTTGTAAAAACTTTGAATAAGTTTTTGTCTGCTGCAAAACCTGAAGGGGCTAATTGA
- a CDS encoding alkaline phosphatase family protein has protein sequence MKKTIVLSLSILLAVGTLFAQKANQPANMIIISIDGLRWHEVFQGAEQQLITNRKYNSQDSSELARKYWSNNQPDRRAKLMPFVWNTIAKQGQLYGNREAGSLVNVKNTYWFSYPGRSENLTGYADPKVNSNDYPDNPNKNVLEFIDQQKGYKGKVVAFASWDAVARIINRNRNGLMVNNPFEDVTGNKLTEAQKLANEIQHYEPQLWGSGERWDASTYALAKSYIMAKHPKVVYLDLADTDDHAHEGKYDFYLDAAHNIDAMIGRLWTYLQNDPFYKGNTTLIVMPDHGRGEGKQWTSHGSGTPHSNDTWLMALGPKIKPMGEMKNNGQIYQNQYAKTIAGLLGFNFTSVNPIGEVIESVVK, from the coding sequence ATGAAAAAGACAATTGTTTTATCCCTATCCATACTTTTAGCGGTAGGAACTTTATTTGCACAAAAGGCTAATCAGCCGGCAAATATGATCATTATATCCATCGATGGATTGCGATGGCATGAAGTATTTCAGGGTGCAGAACAGCAACTCATCACAAATAGAAAATATAATTCGCAGGATTCCAGTGAGCTTGCCCGGAAATACTGGTCTAATAATCAGCCCGATAGGAGAGCTAAATTGATGCCCTTTGTGTGGAATACAATAGCGAAACAAGGTCAGCTCTATGGTAACCGCGAGGCCGGAAGTTTGGTTAATGTTAAAAATACTTATTGGTTTTCTTATCCGGGCCGAAGCGAGAATTTAACAGGTTACGCCGATCCTAAGGTAAATTCGAACGACTATCCCGATAATCCAAATAAAAATGTACTGGAGTTTATTGATCAGCAAAAAGGTTATAAAGGTAAAGTTGTTGCATTTGCCTCATGGGATGCGGTGGCCAGAATCATTAACCGCAACAGAAACGGGTTGATGGTAAATAACCCTTTCGAAGATGTGACAGGAAATAAGCTTACCGAAGCTCAAAAACTCGCGAACGAAATCCAGCACTACGAGCCACAGTTGTGGGGCAGTGGTGAGCGTTGGGATGCAAGTACTTATGCTTTGGCAAAATCCTACATCATGGCTAAGCATCCTAAAGTCGTTTATCTCGATCTGGCCGATACAGATGATCATGCCCACGAGGGTAAATATGACTTTTATCTGGACGCTGCCCATAATATTGATGCGATGATTGGACGTTTATGGACTTACCTGCAGAACGATCCATTCTATAAAGGTAATACCACGCTGATCGTTATGCCAGATCATGGCCGTGGTGAAGGGAAGCAATGGACCAGTCATGGTTCAGGTACCCCGCATTCCAACGATACCTGGCTGATGGCTTTGGGGCCTAAAATAAAACCAATGGGTGAGATGAAGAATAACGGACAAATTTACCAGAATCAATACGCAAAAACGATTGCTGGATTATTGGGTTTCAACTTCACATCTGTTAACCCGATAGGAGAAGTGATTGAATCTGTTGTAAAATAA